A region from the Eretmochelys imbricata isolate rEreImb1 chromosome 16, rEreImb1.hap1, whole genome shotgun sequence genome encodes:
- the AJM1 gene encoding apical junction component 1 homolog, producing the protein MTRTDPPDILVSTVYQDLEVTCPAPRDSIICQPLAQCDTFMSGSLPRDLQPFNKRHCRSFDFLEPLDDQLAPAPAMERPCRHPGTPEPSSGSGGRKAPPRSDVQNSRPPPHGREGPKEPLARAEPKRRARSKSAPRVKSTFTPIPIQMSSSSPPVPARRGREALRLSREPARTEMSPRRGSGYAPMKAPMNEVHPIKLQPQRSSTSRISPLCVSSNCPEEVPGGRPATSLHVKCRMDMKPDEAVLVHTARSLKAQSRREVPYWPRLPCAIRSLTIPSSRQVSVSRTPTPSDSYSGEHRLPYSNEYYEGDPRGRVYQAMPCPQDYPERGCMTFSAPNVPTKFFYTEEPAGCPGPGIPLKSSGYEGCPRPYPGRHLPPQPFYTEDPAKGNIHTIPPRTFYVEEARTYPIQEAPTHTFYREDPQFYASRGMPTKPLYTEDPRVYPALNTSSRLFYTEDYGKYHERESISRTYPHARSTQPLQFSDWYCPDRGALPYQTLQMSRFAPHPSGQEALLSSWHASYSTNQPRLGTDTRHYSKSWDNILAPSVRREDPMFRGRSYENLLAREQHRALSPDDRRQPVVINLSSSPKRYAALSLSENSIMEKMQADGGRCPLGRSWFVTPEITITDNDIKANGLSKTEKRSASWDVLDSGRDGHRSRTTHCYSDPIAKESTQSSSARQRSLEQLDELITDLVIDSKPPPSRRPSNGDSLTDQLKRLIDNGAPGPARKLEARKPLPLLVGEPRPTKEQPGPSSFHRDVRKEQGGRSLAMSVSSSSFEKQQDDCSPELSADEDDMMMCSNAKCRRTETMFNACLYFKSCHSCYTYYCSRSCRREDWDIHKESCVYGRIGSICRHALQFCRENAEVHKAFSRIAKVGYLSRGRGVLFLGFPSSGSAENFLQFGLESLLMSPTYLSLRELEGYAESLGDYARELGVAGIQYDPEECFLLNVTVAVGQKVPVRPSPKVQVPTVRKYAKVALASSSPEKQILKKERDMETLILTPPPGTADIDKEGEEGRKAREVCFINIQRELRIRGVFLRHEFPKIYEQLCDFVESNKRFTPTTIYPTDRRTGKQFMCMIMAASEPRTLDWVASPNLLDDLM; encoded by the coding sequence ATGACACGAACCGACCCACCTGACATACTGGTGTCTACGGTGTATCAAGACCTAGAGGTGACGTGCCCAGCACCCAGGGATTCCATCATCTGCCAGCCACTGGCACAATGTGACACCTTCATGTCTGGATCTCTGCCGCGCGACCTGCAGCCCTTCAACAAGCGCCACTGTAGGAGCTTTGACTTCCTCGAGCCGCTCGACGACCAGCTGGCCCCTGCTCCTGCTATGGAGCGCCCCTGCCGGCACCCGGGCACCCCCGAGCCTTCCTCAGGCTCCGGAGGCAGGAAGGCTCCTCCCAGGTCGGACGTTCAGAACAGCAGGCCTCCCCCTCACGGGAGGGAAGGCCCCAAGGAGCCATTGGCTCGGGCGGAGCCAAAGAGGCGAGCGAGGTCCAAGAGCGCCCCACGGGTGAAATCCACCTTCACTCCCATTCCCATCCAGATGTCGTCCTCGTCTCCCCCTGTGCCGGCCAGGCGGGGACGGGAGGCTCTGCGCCTCTCCAGGGAGCCTGCGAGGACAGAGATGTCCCCTCGCAGGGGGAGCGGATACGCGCCGATGAAGGCCCCAATGAACGAGGTGCACCCCATCAAGCTGCAGCCCCAGCGGAGCAGCACCAGCCGCATCTCCCCACTGTGTGTCAGCAGCAACTGCCCGGAGGAGGTCCCAGGTGGGAGGCCGGCCACAAGCCTGCATGTCAAGTGCCGGATGGACATGAAGCCAGACGAGGCAGTGCTGGTGCACACGGCACGCAGCCTGAAGGCCCAGAGCAGGAGGGAGGTGCCGTACTGGCCCAGGCTGCCCTGCGCTATCCGGAGCCTGACCATCCCAAGCAGCAGGCAGGTGTCTGTGTCCCGCACTCCCACACCCAGCGACTCCTACAGCGGGGAGCACAGGCTGCCCTACTCTAACGAGTACTACGAAGGTGACCCCCGAGGCCGGGTTTACCAGGCCATGCCCTGCCCGCAGGACTATCCTGAGAGGGGCTGTATGACCTTCTCCGCTCCAAATGTGCCCACCAAGTTCTTCTACACAGAGGAGCCAGCCGGGTGCCCTGGCCCTGGCATTCCACTGAAAAGCTCTGGCTACGAGGGGTGCCCTCGCCCATACCCAGGGCGTCACCTCCCTCCACAGCCCTTCTACACAGAGGACCCAGCCAAAGGTAATATCCACACCATCCCACCCAGGACTTTCTACGTGGAAGAAGCTCGGACCTACCCCATCCAGGAAGCCCCTACCCACACCTTCTACAGAGAAGACCCTCAATTCTATGCCTCAAGGGGCATGCCCACCAAACCCCTCTATACAGAGGACCCCAGGGTATACCCCGCTCTGAACACCTCCTCCCGGTTGTTCTACACTGAGGATTATGGCAAATACCATGAGAGAGAATCCATTTCACGGACGTACCCTCATGCCCGTAGCACCCAGCCTTTGCAGTTCAGCGACTGGTACTGCCCAGACCGGGGTGCACTGCCCTACCAGACTTTGCAGATGTCCCGCTTTGCACCTCATCCCTCTGGGCAGGAGGCTTTGCTTTCCTCTTGGCATGCCAGCTACAGCACCAACCAACCCCGCCTAGGCACAGACACCCGGCATTACTCCAAATCCTGGGACAACATCCTGGCACCCAGTGTCCGCAGGGAGGACCCCATGTTCCGCGGGCGCAGCTATGAGAACCTGCTCGCCCGGGAGCAGCACCGTGCCTTATCCCCTGATGACCGGCGGCAGCCCGTGGTTATCAACCTCTCCAGTTCCCCCAAGCGCTATGCAGCGCTCTCCCTCTCGGAGAACTCCATCATGGAGAAGATGCAGGCAGACGGTGGGCGGTGCCCCTTGGGCCGCTCCTGGTTTGTCACCCCAGAAATCACCATCACCGACAATGACATCAAAGCCAATGGTCTGAGCAAGACCGAGAAGCGCTCGGCCAGCTGGGATGTGCTGGATTCCGGGCGGGATGGGCATCGCTCCCGCACCACACACTGCTACTCGGATCCCATTGCCAAAGAGAGCACCCAAAGCAGCTCCGCCCGCCAGCGCAGCCTGGAGCAGCTGGATGAGCTGATCACAGACCTGGTCATCGATTCCAAGCCCCCTCCCAGCCGCCGCCCCAGCAACGGGGACAGCCTGACAGACCAGCTCAAGAGGCTGATCGACAACGGGGCGCCCGGGCCCGCCAGGAAGCTGGAGGCCAGGAAGCCGCTGCCTTTAttggtgggggagcccaggcccaccaaGGAGCAGCCGGGCCCGAGTTCCTTCCACAGAGACGTACGCAAGGAGCAGGGTGGCCGCTCACTTGCCATGTCTGTCTCCAGCAGCAGCTTTGAGAAGCAGCAGGATGACTGCTCCCCGGAGCTGAGCGCGGATGAGGACGACATGATGATGTGCTCGAATGCCAAGTGCAGGCGCACGGAGACCATGTTCAACGCCTGCCTCTACTTCAAGTCCTGCCACAGCTGCTATACTTACTACTGCTCCCGGAGCTGCCGCCGCGAGGACTGGGACATCCACAAGGAGAGCTGTGTCTACGGGCGTATCGGGAGCATCTGCCGGCACGCTCTGCAGTTCTGCCGGGAGAATGCCGAGGTGCACAAGGCCTTCTCGCGCATTGCCAAGGTGGGGTACCTGTCCCGGGGGCGAGGGGTGCTGTTCCTGGGCTTCCCCAGCTCAGGCTCAGCTGAGAACTTCCTCCAGTTTGGCTTGGAGAGCCTGCTGATGTCCCCCACCTACCTGTCCCTGCGGGAGCTGGAGGGCTACGCAGAGAGCCTGGGGGATTATGCCCGGGAGTTGGGGGTGGCTGGCATCCAGTATGACCCTGAGGAATGTTTCCTCTTGAATGTAACAGTGGCTGTTGGACAAAAAGTGCCTGTGAGGCCATCCCCCAAGGTCCAGGTGCCGACCGTCAGGAAATACGCCAAGGTGGCCTTAGCCTCCTCCAGCCCCGAGAAGCAGATCTTGAAGAAGGAGCGGGACATGGAGACCTTGATCCTGACCCCCCCGCCGGGCACGGCGGACATCGacaaggagggggaggaagggcggAAGGCCCGGGAGGTCTGCTTCATCAACATCCAGCGGGAGCTGCGGATCCGAGGCGTCTTCCTGCGCCATGAGTTCCCCAAGATCTACGAGCAGCTGTGCGACTTCGTGGAGAGTAACAAGAGGTTCACGCCCACCACCATCTACCCCACTGACAGGCGGACCGGAAAGCAGTTCATGTGTATGATCATGGCCGCCTCTGAGCCACGGACCCTGGACTGGGTCGCCAGCCCCAACCTCCTGGACGACCTCATGTGA